The Candidatus Saccharimonadales bacterium genome contains the following window.
GTACTGTATGGAATGCGACGGGTACTATAGGGTAGCGTAGGTGTCAAAGATTGGCAAACAAGTCGCGTATGTTGACGTTTAAAGCATTGGCTATGGCTTGAATGGTTGAGAGACGTGGCCAACGTCTACCATTCTCTACGAAGGCAATAGTCATACGATCTAAGTCAGTCTTCTCAGCCAGTTGTTCTTGAGTTAACGACTTACTAGTTCGTATACGAGCAACATTCGCCCCAAACCGATGTAAAGCCGTTTTCTCACTACTGAGAGCCATATCCATAACGATATGGATTGTTTACAGTGAGTAACATTTACAGTTTGTAAACAAAGTACTCTGGTGGTAGTCTGAAGCTATATACGGGGAGCGGAATGGACTATGCAAGATCATGGTTTTCTCGATCTTATAAGGGCTGATAGGCGAGTGAGGGCGAACAAGAGGCCTTACTACATACTTGGGGTTTCGCTGATAATCCTACTGATCTTCTTAGGCGTGAGCTTTTACCTCTATACAACAGCGAAAAACAAAACGATCACCTCAAAGCTTGCGAGTAACCAGATGGAGGCAACTAGTCAGTCAAATACAACGCCCGCTAATAGTTCCCATGCAAGCAGGACTGATGCGCCCCAGCCAGGTGTATCGCAACCAACTTACACAAATAGCCTACCG
Protein-coding sequences here:
- a CDS encoding helix-turn-helix transcriptional regulator, which translates into the protein MALSSEKTALHRFGANVARIRTSKSLTQEQLAEKTDLDRMTIAFVENGRRWPRLSTIQAIANALNVNIRDLFANL